A genomic region of Vitreoscilla filiformis contains the following coding sequences:
- the bioD gene encoding dethiobiotin synthase encodes MSGLPRWRGCFVTGTDTEVGKTHVSAALLHALGSRGLRVAGYKPVAAGTVLNAQGQRINEDVQWLHAASTLRPLALEEVGPCVFDTPCAPHIAARLEGRALRPAELLAGAARLAARVDAVVVEGVGGFCVPLAEPGDDPAWPGGFDSADLAVQLGLPVILVVGVRLGCLNHAQLTAQAVLARGLRLAGWIANAMQPEGPHHAANLAALRWRFDERLGVPCLGELPCCADPSAVNLAQHLNRSALAEVLGLPRTLLP; translated from the coding sequence ATGAGTGGGTTGCCTCGTTGGCGTGGTTGTTTTGTCACGGGCACCGACACCGAAGTCGGCAAAACGCATGTGAGTGCCGCGCTGCTGCACGCGCTGGGTTCACGCGGTCTGCGTGTGGCAGGCTACAAACCCGTGGCCGCCGGCACGGTGCTGAATGCCCAAGGCCAGCGCATCAACGAGGACGTGCAATGGCTGCACGCCGCCAGCACACTGCGCCCGCTGGCGCTGGAGGAAGTCGGGCCGTGTGTGTTCGACACGCCGTGCGCCCCCCACATCGCCGCCCGACTCGAAGGCCGGGCTTTGCGCCCGGCAGAGCTGCTGGCCGGTGCTGCTCGCCTGGCCGCACGCGTTGACGCGGTGGTGGTGGAAGGTGTCGGTGGTTTTTGCGTGCCGCTGGCCGAGCCGGGCGACGACCCAGCTTGGCCGGGTGGCTTCGACAGTGCCGACCTGGCGGTGCAGCTTGGTTTGCCGGTGATTTTGGTGGTGGGCGTGCGCCTGGGTTGCCTGAATCACGCCCAACTCACCGCGCAAGCCGTGCTGGCACGTGGGCTGCGGCTGGCGGGGTGGATCGCCAACGCCATGCAACCCGAAGGCCCGCATCATGCGGCCAATCTGGCGGCCTTGCGCTGGCGGTTTGATGAGCGTCTGGGTGTGCCGTGTCTGGGTGAACTACCGTGCTGCGCCGATCCGAGCGCGGTCAACCTGGCGCAGCACCTCAACCGTTCGGCGTTGGCGGAGGTGTTGGGGTTGCCGCGCACGTTGTTGCCCTGA
- the bioF gene encoding 8-amino-7-oxononanoate synthase produces MLLTHLTQRLREREAQGLRRQRRSTATPGLPLQHVHLVPDEPAQALLNFSSNDYLGLANHPTLVAALAEGAGVHGVGSGASHLVSGHGAAHDALEAALVDWLGGAIPEARCLSFGSGYMANQALLTALGDEASTVLFTDKLNHASLIDGAQLARAQVQRYPHNRVDRLTALLAESTAPLKLIVTDAVFSMDGDLAPLPELLALAEAHDAWLILDDAHGLGVLGAHGEGSLAHFGLKSERLILMGTLGKAMGTSGAFVLAHRTVIEWLTQTARPYIFTTASSPALAHATVASIALVRSAEGVALRERLHARIAQFRQGMAQRLAQHPACGWQLMDSATAIQPVLIGDNHRTAALGQALMARGLWVGAIRPPTVPVGTARLRITLSAAHSEAQVAQLLAALGALMNDARVEGAV; encoded by the coding sequence ATGCTGCTTACCCATCTGACCCAGCGGTTGCGTGAACGCGAGGCCCAAGGCCTGCGCCGCCAGCGCCGCAGCACCGCCACGCCGGGGCTGCCCTTGCAACACGTGCACTTGGTGCCGGATGAACCGGCCCAGGCGTTGCTGAACTTCAGCAGCAACGACTACCTCGGCCTGGCGAACCACCCGACGCTGGTGGCGGCGCTGGCCGAAGGTGCCGGCGTGCATGGGGTCGGCAGCGGCGCCTCCCACTTGGTGAGTGGCCACGGCGCCGCGCACGATGCGTTGGAAGCGGCGCTGGTGGATTGGCTGGGCGGTGCCATCCCCGAAGCGCGTTGCCTGAGCTTCGGCAGCGGTTACATGGCCAACCAAGCGCTGCTGACCGCGCTGGGCGACGAGGCTAGCACCGTGCTGTTCACCGACAAGCTGAACCACGCCTCCCTCATCGACGGCGCCCAGCTCGCCCGCGCTCAAGTGCAGCGTTACCCGCACAACCGGGTGGACAGGCTGACAGCGCTGCTGGCCGAAAGCACCGCGCCGCTCAAACTCATCGTCACCGATGCGGTGTTCAGCATGGATGGCGATCTGGCGCCGCTGCCCGAGCTGCTGGCGCTGGCCGAGGCGCACGACGCCTGGCTGATCCTCGACGATGCCCACGGCCTGGGTGTACTGGGCGCGCACGGCGAAGGCAGCCTCGCGCACTTCGGCCTAAAGAGTGAACGCCTCATCCTCATGGGCACGCTGGGCAAGGCGATGGGCACCTCGGGCGCGTTTGTGCTGGCGCACCGCACCGTGATCGAGTGGCTGACGCAGACGGCGCGGCCTTACATCTTTACCACCGCCTCTTCGCCCGCGTTGGCGCATGCCACGGTGGCCAGCATCGCCTTGGTGCGCAGTGCAGAGGGCGTGGCTTTGCGCGAGCGGCTGCACGCGCGCATCGCCCAATTTCGTCAAGGCATGGCGCAACGGCTGGCGCAGCACCCGGCTTGCGGCTGGCAGTTGATGGACTCGGCAACTGCGATTCAGCCCGTGTTGATTGGCGATAACCACCGCACCGCTGCGCTCGGCCAAGCCTTGATGGCACGCGGACTGTGGGTCGGGGCGATTCGCCCGCCGACGGTGCCGGTGGGCACGGCGCGGTTGCGCATCACCTTGAGCGCGGCGCACAGCGAAGCCCAAGTGGCGCAACTGCTGGCGGCGTTGGGGGCATTGATGAACGACGCCAGGGTGGAGGGGGCGGTATGA
- the bioA gene encoding adenosylmethionine--8-amino-7-oxononanoate transaminase: MNTSFTDAGGATGTNAAWQQRSRAAVWHPCTQMQRLDVVPPVPIAHGSGPWLYDFEGRRYFDATSSWWVNLFGHADAELNAAVKAQLDRLPHVMLAGCTHAPAVELAERLSALTGGVLGHCFFASDGASAIEIALKMSFHHWKNRGRGEKREFVCLRQSYHGETIGALSVTDVAVFRDAYDPLLLRSHLVASPDARLAQSGESAADVARRAAAELEALLSERAGQIAAVIVEPLIQGAAGMAMYDPLYLREVRALCDRFEVHLIADEIAVGCGRTGTFFAFEQVAEPGTAPVWPDLLCLSKGISGGLLPLSLVLSRDAIYEAFLSDDVTRGFLHSHSYTGNALACSAALAVLDRFEQQNVLAANREQARWLAEALAPLATDARLEHARQRGMVWAIDVKAEALVERFAERFHLAGRGHELLIRPIGRTIYLLPPYLITPELAGWLATQLRACIDEVLGVASATSAVSSASTDAAYPSDPAVA, from the coding sequence ATGAACACATCCTTCACCGACGCTGGCGGCGCCACGGGGACTAACGCGGCCTGGCAGCAGCGCAGCCGCGCCGCCGTTTGGCATCCGTGTACGCAGATGCAGCGGCTGGACGTGGTGCCGCCCGTGCCCATCGCCCACGGCAGCGGCCCTTGGCTCTACGACTTTGAGGGCCGGCGTTACTTCGACGCCACCAGCTCTTGGTGGGTGAACCTGTTCGGCCACGCCGACGCCGAGCTGAACGCGGCGGTGAAAGCCCAGCTCGACCGCCTGCCGCACGTCATGCTCGCCGGCTGCACGCACGCGCCAGCGGTGGAGCTGGCCGAGCGGCTCTCCGCCTTGACGGGCGGTGTGCTGGGCCACTGTTTCTTTGCCAGTGACGGCGCTTCGGCGATTGAAATCGCGCTGAAGATGAGTTTTCACCACTGGAAGAACCGGGGCCGAGGCGAGAAGCGCGAGTTCGTCTGCCTGCGCCAGAGTTACCACGGCGAGACCATCGGCGCGCTGTCCGTCACCGACGTGGCGGTGTTCCGCGACGCTTACGACCCGCTGCTGCTGCGCTCGCATCTCGTGGCTTCGCCGGATGCACGCTTGGCCCAGTCGGGGGAAAGCGCGGCCGATGTGGCGCGCCGCGCCGCTGCCGAGCTGGAAGCGCTGCTGAGCGAACGCGCCGGGCAGATCGCCGCCGTCATCGTCGAGCCGCTGATTCAAGGCGCCGCCGGCATGGCGATGTACGACCCGCTTTACCTGCGCGAAGTGCGCGCCTTGTGCGACCGCTTCGAGGTGCATCTGATCGCCGACGAAATCGCCGTGGGCTGCGGGCGCACGGGTACCTTCTTCGCCTTCGAGCAAGTCGCCGAGCCGGGCACGGCGCCGGTGTGGCCGGATTTGCTGTGCTTGTCCAAGGGCATCAGCGGTGGGTTGTTGCCGCTTTCGCTCGTGCTGTCACGCGATGCGATTTACGAGGCGTTCCTGAGTGATGACGTGACACGCGGTTTCCTGCACTCGCATTCCTACACCGGCAACGCGCTGGCGTGCAGTGCGGCGCTGGCGGTGCTGGATCGCTTCGAACAACAGAACGTGCTGGCCGCCAACCGTGAGCAAGCGCGCTGGCTGGCCGAGGCGCTGGCGCCGCTGGCCACCGATGCACGGTTGGAACATGCCCGCCAGCGCGGCATGGTCTGGGCCATCGACGTGAAGGCTGAAGCGCTGGTCGAGCGTTTCGCCGAGCGTTTCCACCTCGCCGGGCGCGGGCATGAATTGTTGATTCGCCCCATTGGCCGCACCATCTACCTGCTGCCGCCTTACCTCATCACGCCCGAGCTGGCCGGCTGGCTGGCCACGCAACTGCGCGCCTGCATTGACGAGGTGCTGGGCGTAGCGTCTGCCACTTCCGCTGTTTCTTCTGCTTCCACCGATGCTGCTTACCCATCTGACCCAGCGGTTGCGTGA
- a CDS encoding VOC family protein yields MSKPFKILGIQQIAIGGTDKQRLKNLWVDIFGLSVKSTFVSERENVDEDICALGTGPMAVEVDLMQPLDIEKKPAVHATPLNHVGLWVDDLAKAVEWMTANGVRFAPGGIRKGAAGFDICFIHPKGNDQFPIGGEGVLIELVQAPAEVIAALG; encoded by the coding sequence ATGAGCAAGCCTTTCAAGATCCTCGGCATCCAGCAAATCGCCATCGGCGGCACCGACAAACAACGCTTGAAAAACCTCTGGGTCGATATCTTTGGCCTGTCGGTGAAGAGCACGTTTGTCTCGGAGCGCGAGAACGTCGATGAAGACATCTGCGCCCTGGGCACCGGCCCGATGGCAGTGGAAGTCGATCTGATGCAACCGCTGGACATCGAGAAGAAGCCCGCTGTGCATGCCACGCCGCTCAACCACGTTGGCCTGTGGGTCGATGACCTGGCCAAGGCGGTGGAATGGATGACGGCCAACGGCGTGCGCTTCGCCCCCGGTGGCATCCGCAAGGGCGCTGCGGGCTTCGACATCTGCTTCATCCACCCCAAAGGCAATGACCAGTTCCCCATCGGCGGTGAAGGCGTGTTGATCGAGCTGGTGCAAGCCCCGGCTGAGGTGATCGCCGCGCTCGGCTAA
- a CDS encoding acetyl-CoA carboxylase biotin carboxylase subunit, protein MFKKILIANRGEIACRVIKTAKKMGIATVAVYSEADKEARHVALADEAVLLGPAPSRESYLVADKIIAACKATGAEAVHPGYGFLSENAGFAKRCEEEGIAFIGPRYFSIEAMGDKIASKKLANEAQVNTIPGYNDAIDTPEQAVEIAKGIGYPVMIKASAGGGGKGLRVAFNDKEAFEGFSSCRNEARNSFGDDRVFIEKYVLEPRHIEIQVLGDSFGNVVYLNERECSIQRRHQKVIEEAPSPFISDATRKAMGEQAVALAKAVKYQSAGTVEFVVGKDQDFYFLEMNTRLQVEHPVTENITGLDLVEQMIRVAAGEALSFTQADVKKEGWSIECRINAEDPFRNFLPSTGRLVRYQPPAAVLEQSVPTLVGLAYENGRFGGVRVDTGVYDGGEIPMFYDSMIAKLIVHGKDRNDAIAKMREALNAFVIRGISSNIPFQAALLAHPKFVTGQFNTGFIAEHYAHGFRAEDVPHDDPNFLIALAAFVRRKARERAAGISGQLQGHEVAHKNELVVCKLGAEGANTYFDVTLGEFDAKTGTADVTVEGKTYSIQSHTKLGDVLVIGSVNGQPFSAQVERVAGKNPLAIRVIHNGTQVDALVLLPRAAELHKLMPYKAPPDLSKFLLSPMPGLLVNIAVKVGQKVLAGEKLAVIEAMKMENILVATQDCVVKEIQADVGASLSVDQPIISFE, encoded by the coding sequence ATGTTCAAGAAAATTCTGATTGCCAACCGCGGCGAGATCGCCTGCCGCGTCATCAAGACGGCCAAGAAGATGGGCATCGCCACCGTGGCGGTGTACTCGGAGGCCGACAAGGAAGCCCGCCACGTCGCCCTGGCTGACGAGGCCGTGCTGCTGGGCCCGGCGCCCAGCCGCGAGTCCTACCTCGTGGCCGACAAGATCATTGCCGCCTGCAAGGCCACTGGCGCTGAAGCGGTTCACCCCGGCTACGGCTTCCTCTCGGAAAACGCTGGCTTTGCCAAGCGTTGCGAGGAAGAGGGCATCGCCTTCATCGGCCCGCGCTACTTCAGCATTGAAGCCATGGGCGACAAGATCGCCTCGAAGAAGCTGGCCAACGAAGCCCAGGTCAACACCATCCCCGGCTACAACGACGCCATCGACACGCCCGAACAGGCCGTGGAGATCGCCAAGGGCATCGGCTACCCGGTGATGATCAAGGCGTCGGCTGGCGGCGGCGGCAAGGGCCTGCGCGTGGCGTTCAACGACAAGGAAGCGTTCGAAGGCTTCAGCTCGTGCCGCAACGAAGCCCGCAACAGCTTCGGCGATGACCGCGTGTTCATCGAAAAGTATGTGCTGGAGCCGCGCCACATCGAAATCCAGGTGCTGGGCGACTCGTTCGGCAATGTGGTGTACCTGAACGAGCGTGAATGCTCGATCCAGCGCCGCCACCAGAAGGTGATTGAAGAGGCGCCGTCGCCCTTCATCTCCGACGCCACCCGCAAGGCGATGGGCGAACAAGCCGTGGCGCTGGCCAAGGCGGTGAAGTACCAATCCGCCGGCACGGTGGAGTTTGTGGTGGGCAAGGACCAGGACTTCTACTTCCTGGAAATGAACACCCGCCTGCAAGTGGAGCACCCGGTCACGGAAAACATCACCGGCCTGGATCTGGTCGAGCAGATGATTCGCGTGGCTGCGGGCGAAGCGTTGAGCTTCACCCAGGCGGACGTGAAGAAGGAAGGTTGGTCGATCGAGTGCCGCATCAACGCGGAAGACCCGTTCCGCAACTTCCTGCCCTCCACTGGCCGCCTGGTGCGCTACCAGCCGCCCGCAGCGGTGCTGGAACAGTCGGTGCCGACGCTGGTCGGCCTGGCCTACGAGAATGGCCGCTTCGGCGGCGTGCGCGTGGACACCGGCGTTTATGACGGCGGCGAAATCCCGATGTTCTACGACTCGATGATCGCCAAGCTCATCGTGCACGGTAAGGATCGCAACGACGCCATCGCCAAGATGCGCGAGGCGCTCAACGCCTTCGTGATCCGGGGCATCAGCTCGAACATTCCGTTCCAAGCGGCGCTGCTGGCGCATCCGAAGTTCGTCACCGGCCAGTTCAACACCGGTTTCATCGCCGAGCACTACGCCCACGGTTTCCGCGCCGAGGACGTGCCGCACGACGACCCGAACTTCCTGATCGCCCTGGCCGCCTTCGTGCGCCGCAAGGCCCGCGAGCGCGCTGCCGGTATTTCCGGCCAGCTCCAAGGCCACGAAGTGGCGCACAAGAACGAGCTGGTGGTGTGCAAGCTGGGCGCCGAAGGGGCCAACACCTACTTCGACGTGACCCTGGGCGAGTTTGATGCCAAGACGGGTACCGCCGATGTCACGGTGGAAGGCAAGACCTACAGCATCCAAAGCCACACCAAGCTGGGTGACGTGCTGGTGATCGGCTCGGTGAACGGCCAGCCGTTCAGCGCCCAAGTCGAGCGCGTGGCCGGCAAGAACCCGCTGGCGATCCGTGTGATCCACAACGGTACGCAAGTCGATGCCCTGGTGCTGCTGCCACGCGCAGCCGAGCTGCACAAGCTGATGCCGTACAAGGCCCCGCCCGATCTGTCGAAGTTCCTGCTCTCGCCGATGCCGGGCCTGCTGGTGAACATCGCCGTCAAGGTCGGCCAGAAGGTGCTGGCTGGCGAGAAGCTGGCGGTGATCGAAGCCATGAAGATGGAAAACATCCTCGTGGCCACCCAGGATTGCGTGGTGAAGGAAATCCAGGCCGACGTGGGTGCCAGCCTGTCGGTGGATCAGCCGATCATCTCGTTTGAGTAA
- a CDS encoding acyl-CoA carboxylase subunit beta produces the protein MQDILQMLEEKRAKARLGGGQKRIDSQHKKGKLTARERLELLFDEGTFEEWDMFVEHRCVDFGMQDNKITGDGVVTGYGMINGRLAFAFSQDFTVFGGALSESHAEKICKIMDQAMKVGAPVIGLNDSGGARIQEGVASLGGYAEVFQRNVMASGVIPQISMIMGPCAGGAVYSPSMTDFIFMVKDSSYMFVTGPEVVKTVTHEDVTAEELGGAVTHTSKSGVADLAFENDVEALLMLRRFFNYLPLNNREKPPVRPSQDIATRLDFSLDTLVPENPNKPYDMKELILKVVDDGDFFEIQPDYAANIVIGFARMDGATVGVVANNPLVLAGCLDIKSSIKAARFVRFCDAFNIPVVTFVDVPGFMPGTSQEYGGIIKHGAKLLYAYAECTVPKITVITRKAYGGAYDVMASKHLRGDVNFAWPNAEIAVMGAKGAVEIIFREDKGDPAKLAAKEAEYKARFANPFVAGARGFIDDVIQPHETRKRICRSLVMLKDKKLDNPWRKHGNIPL, from the coding sequence ATGCAAGACATCCTCCAGATGCTGGAAGAAAAGCGCGCCAAGGCTCGCCTGGGCGGTGGCCAAAAGCGCATTGACTCGCAGCACAAGAAGGGCAAGCTGACCGCCCGTGAGCGCCTCGAACTGCTGTTCGACGAAGGCACGTTTGAAGAGTGGGACATGTTCGTGGAACACCGCTGCGTGGACTTCGGCATGCAAGACAACAAGATCACCGGCGACGGCGTGGTGACCGGCTACGGCATGATCAATGGCCGCCTGGCCTTTGCCTTCAGCCAAGACTTCACGGTGTTCGGCGGTGCGCTCTCGGAATCGCACGCGGAGAAAATCTGCAAGATCATGGATCAGGCCATGAAGGTCGGCGCGCCGGTGATCGGCCTGAACGACTCGGGTGGCGCTCGCATTCAAGAAGGCGTGGCCTCGCTCGGCGGTTACGCCGAAGTGTTCCAGCGCAACGTCATGGCGTCGGGCGTGATCCCGCAGATCTCGATGATCATGGGCCCGTGTGCCGGTGGCGCCGTGTACTCGCCCTCCATGACCGACTTCATCTTCATGGTGAAGGACTCGTCCTACATGTTCGTCACCGGCCCCGAAGTGGTGAAGACCGTGACGCACGAGGACGTGACCGCTGAAGAACTGGGCGGTGCGGTGACGCACACCAGCAAGTCCGGCGTGGCCGATCTGGCGTTCGAAAACGATGTGGAAGCGCTGCTGATGCTGCGCCGCTTCTTCAACTACCTGCCGCTGAACAACCGCGAAAAGCCGCCGGTTCGCCCCAGCCAGGACATCGCCACGCGCCTGGACTTCTCGCTCGACACCCTGGTGCCCGAGAACCCGAACAAGCCCTACGACATGAAGGAGTTGATCCTCAAGGTTGTGGACGACGGTGACTTCTTCGAAATCCAGCCGGATTACGCCGCCAACATCGTCATCGGTTTTGCCCGCATGGACGGCGCGACCGTGGGCGTGGTGGCCAACAACCCACTGGTGCTGGCCGGTTGCTTGGACATCAAGTCTTCCATCAAGGCAGCGCGTTTTGTGCGCTTCTGCGATGCGTTCAACATCCCGGTGGTGACCTTCGTGGACGTGCCTGGCTTCATGCCCGGCACCTCGCAGGAGTACGGCGGCATCATCAAGCACGGCGCCAAGCTGCTCTACGCTTACGCCGAATGCACGGTGCCCAAGATCACCGTCATCACCCGCAAGGCTTACGGCGGCGCGTATGACGTGATGGCCTCCAAGCACCTGCGCGGTGATGTGAACTTCGCCTGGCCGAACGCCGAAATCGCGGTGATGGGCGCCAAGGGCGCGGTGGAAATCATCTTCCGCGAAGACAAGGGCGATCCGGCCAAGCTGGCGGCCAAGGAAGCTGAATACAAGGCACGCTTCGCCAACCCGTTCGTGGCCGGCGCACGCGGCTTCATCGACGACGTGATCCAGCCGCACGAAACCCGCAAGCGCATCTGCCGCTCGCTGGTGATGCTCAAGGACAAGAAGCTGGACAACCCGTGGCGCAAGCACGGCAACATCCCCCTCTGA
- the meaB gene encoding methylmalonyl Co-A mutase-associated GTPase MeaB, whose amino-acid sequence MNTVPDGLPEAEQRLYAQIVGEDPMPRRRAIAKTITLLESTRPEHRLRADELLNALLPHTGRSLRLGISGVPGVGKSTFIETLGMHLIGQGHRVAVLAIDPSSTVSGGSILGDKTRMEQLSVHESAFIRPSPSSGTLGGVAERTRESMLVCEAAGYDVVIVETVGVGQSETAVHGMTDMFCLLQLPNAGDDLQAIKKGVMELADLVVINKADIDVNAATRARAQITSALRLFGHHGNPEHAHHDENLWHPQVIQISALKSTGVDDFWRTVSQYREVQTRSGRLAARRRAQDEAWMWERIDAGLKARFRAHPAVRDQLAGLSSEVRAGRVAASVAARRLLDLFN is encoded by the coding sequence ATGAACACCGTGCCCGATGGTTTGCCCGAGGCCGAGCAGCGCCTCTACGCCCAGATCGTGGGTGAGGATCCGATGCCGCGTCGCCGCGCCATCGCCAAGACCATCACGTTGTTGGAGTCCACCCGCCCGGAGCACCGTCTGCGGGCCGATGAGCTGCTGAATGCGCTGTTGCCGCACACCGGGCGTTCGCTGCGTTTGGGCATTTCGGGCGTGCCGGGCGTGGGCAAAAGCACCTTCATCGAAACCCTGGGCATGCACCTGATTGGCCAAGGCCATCGGGTGGCGGTGCTGGCCATCGACCCGTCATCCACCGTGTCGGGCGGCTCGATCCTGGGGGACAAGACGCGCATGGAGCAGTTGAGCGTCCATGAGTCGGCCTTCATCCGCCCGAGCCCGTCCAGCGGCACGCTGGGTGGCGTGGCCGAGCGCACCCGCGAAAGCATGCTGGTGTGCGAAGCCGCCGGCTACGACGTGGTGATCGTCGAAACCGTGGGCGTGGGCCAGAGCGAAACGGCGGTGCATGGCATGACGGACATGTTCTGCCTGCTGCAACTGCCCAACGCCGGCGACGATCTGCAAGCCATCAAAAAAGGCGTGATGGAGTTGGCCGACTTGGTGGTGATCAACAAGGCGGACATCGACGTGAACGCCGCCACCCGGGCGCGGGCGCAGATCACCTCAGCGCTGCGGCTTTTCGGGCACCACGGCAATCCCGAGCATGCCCACCATGACGAAAACCTGTGGCACCCGCAGGTGATCCAGATCAGCGCCCTGAAGTCCACCGGGGTGGACGATTTTTGGCGCACCGTCAGCCAGTACCGCGAGGTGCAAACCCGCTCGGGCCGCCTGGCAGCGCGCCGCCGCGCCCAGGATGAAGCCTGGATGTGGGAGCGCATTGATGCGGGGCTGAAGGCCCGTTTCCGTGCGCACCCTGCTGTGCGCGATCAACTTGCCGGATTGAGCAGCGAAGTGCGCGCCGGCCGGGTGGCGGCCTCGGTGGCCGCGCGCCGTTTGCTCGACCTTTTCAATTGA
- a CDS encoding GNAT family N-acetyltransferase: MTTLPTHSPVLMLTPAGEDDFDALLSLRLAAMREILERAGRFDPQRARERLSRGYLPAYTRHILRNGELVGFVVVVPREGDWLLDHLYIHPSAQGEGIGSWVLTQVLQEADAQGKAVSVTALKHSDANRFYLRHGFVLQAEGEWDLYYLRPARPADRS, translated from the coding sequence ATGACCACTTTGCCCACCCACTCGCCCGTGCTCATGCTCACCCCGGCCGGGGAAGACGACTTCGACGCCCTCCTGTCGTTGCGGCTGGCGGCGATGCGTGAGATTTTGGAGCGGGCGGGCCGGTTCGACCCCCAGCGTGCCCGCGAGCGTTTGTCTCGCGGCTACCTGCCGGCCTACACCCGCCACATTCTTCGCAATGGTGAGTTGGTGGGCTTCGTGGTGGTGGTGCCGCGTGAGGGCGACTGGTTGCTCGATCACCTTTACATCCACCCCAGCGCCCAAGGTGAGGGCATCGGTTCCTGGGTGCTGACCCAGGTGCTTCAAGAAGCCGACGCGCAAGGTAAGGCCGTGAGCGTCACCGCGCTGAAGCACAGCGATGCCAACCGTTTCTACCTGCGCCACGGTTTCGTGTTGCAGGCCGAAGGCGAGTGGGATTTGTATTACCTGCGCCCGGCCAGGCCCGCCGACCGAAGCTAG